A single window of Anomaloglossus baeobatrachus isolate aAnoBae1 chromosome 5, aAnoBae1.hap1, whole genome shotgun sequence DNA harbors:
- the TMEM101 gene encoding transmembrane protein 101: MALSGRKKLLQLVTRFGVLLLTRCPFWFCFSQLMLYAERAEAKRKPDIPVPFLYFDLGVAVLCASFMSFAVKRRWFALGSALQLAISTYVAHIGGHVHYGDWLKVRMYSRTIAVIGGFLIVASGAGEIYRQKPRSRSLQSTGQVFLGIYLICLAYTLQHSKEDRVSHLDFLPGGEPALQILFVLYGVLALSFLSGYYVRFSAQVLAVLLPFSLLLVDGNLGYWHNNRRVEFWNQMRMIGQNVGIFGAAVILATDG, encoded by the exons ATGGCTCTGAGTGGTCGGAAGAAGCTTTTGCAGCTGGTGACCCGGTTTGGGGTGCTGCTTCTCACCCGGTGTCCCTTCTGGTTCTGTTTCAGTCAACTTATGTTATATGCAGAGAGAGCAGAGGCCAAGAG gaaacCCGACATCCCGGTGCCCTTCCTGTACTTTGACCTGGGTGTGGCAGTACTTTGTGCCAGTTTTATGTCTTTTGCGGTGAAGCGGCGCTGGTTTGCTCTTGGTTCTGCCCTGCAGCTCGCCATTAGCACTTACGTGGCACATATTGGTGGACATGTCCACTATGGCGACTGGCTGAAG GTCCGCATGTATTCTCGTACCATCGCCGTCATTGGAGGCTTCCTAATCGTGGCCAGCGGTGCTGGGGAGATCTACAGGCAGAAGCCGCGCAGCCGCTCCCTGCAGTCCACCGGGCAGGTCTTCCTGGGCATCTACCTGATCTGTCTG GCTTACACACTACAGCACAGTAAGGAGGACCGCGTGTCACACTTGGACTTCCTTCCGGGAGGAGAGCCGGCCCTTCAGATCCTGTTTGTCCTGTACGGCGTGTTGGCATTGTCCTTTCTATCTGGCTACTATGTTCGGTTCTCAGCCCAAGTTCTTGCCGTCCTCCTCCCCTTTTCTCTACTCCTTGTAGATGGAAACCTGGGCTACTGGCACAATAACAGACGAGTGGAGTTCTGGAATCAGATGCGAATGATCGGGCAGAACGTTGGCATTTTTGGGGCAGCCGTCATACTGGCCACTGATGGCTGA